A region from the Brassica napus cultivar Da-Ae chromosome C8, Da-Ae, whole genome shotgun sequence genome encodes:
- the LOC111208577 gene encoding ras-related protein RABA2b-like, with product MANHRLDNEYDYLFKIVLIGDSGVGKSNILSRFTRNEFCLESKSTIGVEFATRTLQVEGKTVKAQIWDTAGQERYRAITSAYYRGAVGALLVYDITKRQTFENSLRWLRELRDHADSNIVIMMAGNKSDLNHLRSVADEDGRSLAEKEGLSFLETSALEASNIEKAFQTILSEIYHIISKKALAAQEAAGGLPVPGQGTAINISDSSVANRKGCCST from the exons atgGCGAATCATCGTTTAGATAATGAGTACGATTACTTGTTCAAGATCGTCCTCATCGGCGACTCCGGCGTCGGCAAATCCAACATCCTCTCCAGATTCACCAGAAACGAGTTCTGCCTCGAATCCAAATCCACCATCGGCGTCGAATTCGCCACACGCACTCTACAG GTAGAAGGCAAAACAGTGAAGGCTCAGATTTGGGATACAGCAGGACAAGAGCGTTACCGAGCCATCACAAGCGCTTACTACAGAGGAGCCGTCGGGGCTCTCCTCGTCTACGACATCACCAAGAGACAGACCTTCGAAAATTCTCTGAGGTGGTTGCGCGAGCTTAGGGACCATGCTGATTCCAACATTGTGATCATGATGGCTGGAAACAAATCTGATCTAAACCACCTGAGATCCGTTGCTGATGAGGATGGTAGGTCTCTGGCTGAGAAGGAAGGTTTGTCGTTTCTGGAGACGTCTGCTTTGGAAGCGAGTAATATCGAGAAAGCGTTTCAGACGATCTTGTCTGAGATTTATCATATTATAAGCAAGAAAGCTTTGGCGGCGCAGGAAGCTGCAGGTGGGCTTCCTGTTCCGGGGCAAGGTACTGCTATTAACATATCGGATTCATCTGTAGCTAACAGGAAAGGTTGCTGTTCTACCTAG
- the LOC111208485 gene encoding methylsterol monooxygenase 2-2-like, with translation MGSFVESGWQYLVTHFSDFQLACIGSFLLHESVFFLSGLPFIYLERHGFLTKYKIQAKNNTPAAQGKCITRLLLYHFCVNLPLMMASYPVFKAMGMRSSFPLPSWKEVSAQILFYFIIEDFVFYWGHRILHSKWLYKNVHSVHHEYATPFGLTSEYAHPAEILFLGFATIVGPALTGPHLITLWLWMVLRVLETVEAHCGYHFPWSLSNFLPLYGGADFHDYHHRLLYTKSGNYSSTFVYMDWIFGTDKGYRRLKSLKENSNLKQT, from the exons ATGGGTTCCTTCGTCGAATCCGGTTGGCAG TACCTTGTGACGCATTTTAGCGACTTTCAACTGGCCTGCATCGGGAGTTTTCTCCTCCATGAAAGCGTCTTCTTCTTATCTGGTCTCCCTTTTATTTACCTCGAAAGACATGGCTTTCTCACCAAGTACAAAATTCAG GCAAAAAACAACACACCTGCTGCTCAAGGAAAATGTATCACTCGCCTGTTGCTTTATCATTTCTGCGTGAATTTGCCCCTCATGATGGCTTCCTATCCTGTCTTCAAAGCCATGGGAATGCGAAGCAGTTTTCCTCTACCCTCCTG GAAAGAAGTGTCTGCCCAGATATTGTTCTACTTCATCATTGAggattttgttttctattgGGGACATCGGATCTTGCACTCAAAATGGCTTTACAAGAACGTCCACAGTGTGCATCATGA ATATGCCACACCGTTCGGTTTGACATCAGAATATGCTCACCCCGCAGAGATTCTATTCCTGGGATTTGCTACCATAGTTGGTCCAGCTCTCACAGGCCCCCACCTGATTACGCTCTGGTTATGGATGGTTCTGAGAGTGCTTGAGACAGTGGAAGCACATTGTGGCTATCATTTCCCATGGAGTCTCTCAAATTTCCTTCCTCTGTATGGAGG TGCTGACTTCCATGACTACCATCACCGCCTCCTCTACACAAAGTCTGGAAACTACTCTTCAACTTTTGTGTATATGGACTG GATCTTTGGTACCGATAAGGGCTACAGAAGACTCAAGTCTCTTAAAGAAAATAGCAACTTGAAACAAACGTGA